From the Eleutherodactylus coqui strain aEleCoq1 chromosome 7, aEleCoq1.hap1, whole genome shotgun sequence genome, one window contains:
- the HMGB2 gene encoding high mobility group protein B2, producing MGKGDPNKPRGKMSSYAYFVQTCREEHKKKHPDSSVNFAEFSKKCSERWKTMSAKEKGKFEDLAKGDKARYEREMKNYIPPKGEKGGKKRKKDPNAPKRPPSAFFLFCSEHRPQIKTESPGLSIGDTAKKLGEMWADQTPKDKQPYEQKAAKLKEKYEKDVAAYRAKGNSDAGKKVPGRPAGSKKKPEPEDDDDEDEDEDEDEEEDDDDDE from the exons ATGGGGAAAGGAGATCCTAACAAGCCTCGGGGGAAGATGTCCTCCTATGCCTACTTCGTGCAGACCTGCAGGGAGGAGCACAAGAAGAAGCACCCGGACTCCTCTGTGAACTTTGCCGAGTTCTCTAAGAAGTGCTCTGAGAGGTGGAAG ACCATGTCTGCCAAGGAAAAGGGCAAGTTTGAAGATCTGGCCAAAGGCGACAAAGCCCGATATGAGAGGGAAATGAAGAACTACATCCCACCAAAGGGCGAGAAGGGagggaagaagagaaagaaggatCCTAATGCACCCAAACGGCCACC CTCTGCCTTCTTCCTCTTCTGTTCGGAGCATCGACCCCAGATAAAGACGGAAAGCCCCGGTCTGTCAATCGGTGATACTGCGAAGAAATTGGGAGAGATGTGGGCTGATCAGACACCAAAGGACAAGCAGCCTTACGAGCAGAAAGCTGCAAAGCTAAAAGAGAAATATGAGAAG GATGTTGCTGCATATCGGGCTAAAGGCAACAGTGATGCCGGAAAGAAAGTTCCTGGCAGGCCAGCAGGATCTAAAAAGAAGCCCGAACCTGAAGATGATGATGACGAAGACGAGGATGAAGACGAAGatgaggaggaagatgatgacGATGATGAGTGA